A region of Kribbella sp. NBC_01245 DNA encodes the following proteins:
- a CDS encoding glutamate mutase L — protein MGQLYVAVDFGSTFTKAVAVDAASGALVARAESRTTIGTDVMDGWLACRTALLEADQAVAKADVLACSSAGGGLRIAVVGNEELVTAEAGRRVALSSGGRVVAVVSGGLTATSLKALRADRPDVVLLLGGTDGGNSAVIEQAAAVLAKYRWRRPVVAAGNVESQGLIASTLGDADVPYVLADNVVPEIGLFAPDSARAAIREMFLAHVIGGKNLSKDPGFARLVRAATPDVVLRGVEVLAGLHGDVAVVDVGGATTDVHSVIELDPEDANLGREVVATHPVTRTVEGDLGMRWSAVPVVAAGIESGLVADDPLLREAAERRHADPSYLPDSADEATYDERLATIAITVALRRHAGRQRVVFGPSGRVIERSGKDLREVDLLVGSGGVLRHNGPDVAARILGAVGTGALEEGWLVPTAARTTVDTDYVLAGVGLLAEVDLVAATGLARGIAGCHRHAVGSSHRWRRCDEQPGEAGGSGTR, from the coding sequence ATGGGTCAGCTGTACGTCGCGGTGGACTTCGGTTCGACGTTCACCAAGGCGGTTGCGGTCGACGCCGCCTCGGGAGCACTCGTGGCCCGGGCGGAATCGCGGACGACGATCGGCACGGACGTGATGGACGGCTGGCTTGCCTGCCGTACGGCGTTGCTCGAGGCCGATCAGGCGGTCGCGAAAGCCGACGTGCTGGCCTGTTCCAGCGCGGGCGGCGGTTTGCGGATCGCGGTCGTCGGTAACGAGGAGCTCGTCACCGCCGAGGCCGGCCGCCGGGTCGCGCTGTCCAGTGGTGGCCGGGTCGTCGCCGTGGTGAGCGGAGGGCTGACCGCGACGTCGCTGAAGGCGTTGCGCGCCGACCGGCCGGACGTGGTGCTGCTGCTCGGCGGTACCGATGGCGGCAACTCGGCCGTGATCGAGCAGGCGGCCGCGGTGCTGGCGAAGTACCGCTGGCGCCGTCCAGTTGTTGCCGCGGGCAACGTTGAGTCGCAGGGGTTGATCGCCTCGACGCTGGGCGATGCGGACGTGCCGTATGTGTTGGCGGACAACGTCGTGCCCGAGATCGGGTTGTTCGCGCCGGACAGCGCGCGGGCCGCGATCCGCGAGATGTTCCTGGCCCACGTCATCGGCGGCAAGAACCTGTCCAAGGACCCCGGTTTCGCCCGCCTGGTTCGCGCCGCCACCCCGGACGTCGTACTGCGTGGGGTCGAGGTGCTCGCTGGGCTGCACGGCGACGTCGCCGTCGTGGACGTGGGCGGTGCCACCACCGACGTGCATTCGGTGATCGAGCTCGATCCGGAGGACGCGAATCTCGGCCGCGAGGTGGTTGCGACGCATCCCGTCACCCGTACGGTTGAAGGCGATCTCGGCATGCGCTGGAGCGCCGTACCGGTGGTTGCCGCAGGCATCGAGTCGGGTTTGGTCGCGGATGACCCCTTGTTGCGCGAGGCGGCCGAGCGGCGGCACGCGGATCCGTCGTACCTCCCGGACAGTGCGGACGAAGCGACCTACGACGAACGGCTGGCGACGATCGCGATCACTGTCGCGCTACGGCGGCACGCCGGCCGGCAACGGGTGGTGTTCGGCCCGTCCGGGCGGGTGATCGAGCGGTCCGGCAAGGACTTGCGCGAGGTGGACCTGCTGGTCGGATCCGGGGGAGTGCTGCGGCACAACGGCCCGGACGTCGCCGCGCGCATCCTCGGCGCGGTCGGCACGGGCGCTCTCGAGGAGGGCTGGCTGGTGCCTACGGCGGCGCGGACGACGGTCGATACCGACTACGTGCTGGCCGGGGTTGGACTGCTCGCGGAGGTGGACCTGGTCGCTGCGACCGGGCTGGCGCGTGGCATCGCTGGCTGCCACCGTCACGCCGTAGGCTCCTCGCATCGATGGCGGAGGTGTGATGAACAACCCGGAGAAGCCGGTGGTTCCGGAACACGATGA
- a CDS encoding AI-2E family transporter, with amino-acid sequence MNNPEKPVVPEHDEDDAGRADESPVADNKVAEGIASTVPEEGSTTVAEDEHHLMASSSRGQVDLGVTPGMQIASAWAWRFLVIVAAVAVIGYGLRYLSEVVVPVTVGVLLTALLIPVTNGLQKLRLPRGPAAGITVLGTVVLIAGLLTVVGTQIASGFSELSDQVGEGIRELRDMARFNLNITDKQITDTFNQIKDTVTSSGALGQRAAEVGSTATHLVAGIFIALFCLFFFLYQGNQIWAWLVRLFPRHSRGKVDSSGRKAWVSLTAFVRATIIVAAVDATGIAIGAAALGLPLVSAIGILVFVGSFVPVVGALVSGSVAVLVALVAKGPLVAVLMLAVVIGVQQLESHVLQPFLLGRAVSVHPLAVILAIATGVIVAGIVGALVAVPTAAVLNTVVNHLAGNDVDPEPPRRPIRKPKPA; translated from the coding sequence ATGAACAACCCGGAGAAGCCGGTGGTTCCGGAACACGATGAGGACGATGCCGGTCGTGCCGACGAGAGTCCGGTCGCGGACAACAAGGTGGCTGAGGGGATCGCCTCGACCGTTCCTGAGGAGGGCAGCACGACCGTTGCCGAGGACGAGCATCACTTGATGGCTTCGTCCAGCCGGGGGCAGGTCGATCTCGGGGTCACACCGGGCATGCAGATCGCTAGTGCCTGGGCTTGGCGCTTCCTGGTAATCGTGGCTGCTGTCGCCGTAATCGGGTATGGCCTTCGCTACCTGTCGGAAGTGGTTGTGCCGGTTACGGTCGGCGTGCTGCTCACTGCACTGCTTATCCCGGTTACGAATGGCCTGCAGAAGTTGCGGCTGCCGCGAGGCCCTGCTGCTGGTATTACCGTCCTTGGCACGGTTGTGCTGATTGCAGGCCTACTGACGGTTGTCGGCACGCAGATCGCCAGCGGGTTCTCAGAGCTTTCGGACCAGGTGGGCGAGGGTATTCGCGAGCTGCGCGACATGGCTCGCTTCAACCTGAATATCACCGACAAGCAGATCACTGACACGTTCAACCAGATCAAAGACACCGTCACCAGTAGTGGCGCGCTAGGTCAGCGTGCGGCTGAGGTGGGCAGTACCGCCACGCACTTGGTCGCAGGTATCTTCATCGCGCTGTTCTGCCTGTTCTTCTTTCTCTACCAGGGCAATCAGATCTGGGCATGGCTGGTCCGCCTCTTCCCGCGGCACTCGCGTGGGAAGGTCGACTCGTCCGGCCGGAAGGCGTGGGTCTCGCTGACCGCGTTCGTTCGCGCCACCATCATCGTGGCCGCCGTCGACGCGACCGGTATCGCCATCGGCGCCGCCGCACTCGGCCTGCCGCTGGTGAGCGCGATCGGCATCCTGGTGTTCGTCGGTTCGTTCGTCCCGGTCGTCGGTGCCCTCGTCAGCGGCTCGGTCGCGGTGCTCGTCGCCCTGGTCGCGAAGGGCCCGCTGGTCGCCGTACTGATGCTGGCCGTCGTCATCGGGGTCCAGCAGCTCGAATCGCATGTGCTGCAGCCGTTCCTGCTCGGCCGGGCCGTCAGCGTCCACCCGCTCGCGGTCATCCTCGCGATCGCGACCGGCGTCATCGTCGCGGGCATCGTCGGCGCCCTGGTCGCCGTCCCGACCGCCGCCGTACTCAACACCGTCGTCAACCACCTAGCCGGCAACGACGTCGACCCCGAACCACCCCGCCGCCCGATCCGAAAACCCAAGCCCGCTTAG
- a CDS encoding MDR family MFS transporter — protein sequence MSTTEPEALPGTTQDPPSYLSHRQILVVLGGLMAGMFLAALDQSIVGTALPQIVSEFNSLDKLSWVVTAYLLTSTASTPLWGKISDLYGRRPLFIAAIVTFLGGSVLAAMAQNIEMLIGFRAVQGLGAGGLMSLAFATIADVVPPRERGKYMGYFGAVFGLSSVAGPLLGGLLTDGPGWRWIFWINLPIGVVALAVVAAVLKLPHTKRSHKIDYLGASIVTGAVTALLLAVSWAGPDYGWGSTTTLALLIGAVVLSVAFVLVELRVSEPIIPMDLFKGRIFAGYSAYAFLLGFAMFGALIFLPLYLQAVKEMSPTESGLALLPMIVGIFSASIPSGQLMSRTGSYKIYPIISAVLVGGAMLMLSTLAIDTAYWQLAIYMFVMGAGLGLSMQITVTAAQNSVDRKHMGTATSTMTFFRSMGGAIGTAVYGAVLTSRLKVHLEDVVPAAAKDSIDSLAKAANSVQALHALPQPPRSWALTSLVGAMGDVFLVSLPFLAIALVLAIITPEQKLAAREDGAAKEVDLESAASMH from the coding sequence ATGAGCACCACTGAGCCGGAAGCCTTACCCGGCACCACGCAGGATCCGCCGTCGTACTTGTCCCACCGGCAGATCCTGGTCGTCCTCGGCGGCCTGATGGCGGGCATGTTCCTGGCGGCGCTCGACCAGAGCATCGTCGGAACGGCGCTGCCGCAGATCGTCAGCGAGTTCAACAGCCTGGACAAACTGTCCTGGGTCGTCACGGCGTACTTGCTGACCTCGACCGCGTCGACGCCGCTGTGGGGCAAGATCTCCGACCTGTACGGACGGCGCCCGCTGTTCATCGCGGCGATCGTCACGTTCCTCGGCGGTTCGGTGCTCGCCGCCATGGCGCAGAACATCGAGATGCTGATCGGCTTCCGCGCCGTCCAGGGTCTTGGCGCCGGTGGTCTGATGTCGCTGGCCTTCGCCACCATCGCCGACGTCGTTCCGCCGCGTGAGCGCGGTAAGTACATGGGCTACTTCGGTGCCGTGTTCGGTCTGTCCTCGGTCGCCGGCCCGCTGCTCGGCGGTCTGCTCACCGACGGTCCCGGCTGGCGCTGGATCTTCTGGATCAACCTGCCGATCGGCGTGGTCGCCCTGGCCGTCGTCGCCGCGGTGCTGAAGCTGCCGCACACCAAGCGCAGTCACAAGATCGACTACCTGGGCGCCTCGATCGTCACCGGTGCGGTCACGGCGCTGCTGCTGGCCGTCTCCTGGGCCGGTCCCGACTACGGCTGGGGCAGCACCACCACGCTGGCCCTGCTGATCGGCGCGGTCGTGCTGAGCGTCGCCTTCGTGCTGGTCGAGCTGCGCGTGAGCGAGCCGATCATCCCGATGGACCTGTTCAAGGGCCGCATCTTCGCCGGCTACTCGGCCTACGCGTTCCTGCTCGGGTTCGCGATGTTCGGTGCGCTGATCTTCCTCCCGCTGTACTTGCAGGCGGTCAAGGAGATGTCGCCGACCGAGTCGGGTCTGGCGCTGTTGCCGATGATCGTCGGTATCTTCAGCGCCTCCATCCCGAGCGGCCAGCTGATGAGCAGGACGGGCAGCTACAAGATCTACCCGATCATCAGTGCGGTGCTCGTGGGTGGCGCGATGCTGATGCTGTCGACCCTCGCCATCGACACGGCGTACTGGCAGCTCGCGATCTACATGTTCGTGATGGGCGCCGGTCTGGGTCTGTCGATGCAGATCACCGTCACCGCCGCGCAGAACAGCGTGGATCGCAAGCACATGGGTACGGCGACGTCGACGATGACGTTCTTCCGGTCCATGGGTGGCGCCATCGGTACGGCCGTGTACGGCGCGGTGCTGACCAGCCGGCTCAAGGTCCACCTCGAGGACGTCGTACCGGCTGCCGCGAAGGACTCCATCGACAGCCTCGCCAAGGCGGCGAACAGCGTGCAGGCTCTGCACGCGCTGCCGCAGCCGCCGAGGAGTTGGGCGCTGACCAGCCTGGTAGGCGCGATGGGAGACGTCTTCCTCGTCTCGCTGCCGTTCCTGGCGATCGCTCTGGTGCTCGCCATCATCACTCCGGAGCAGAAGCTGGCCGCGCGTGAGGACGGTGCCGCCAAGGAGGTCGACCTCGAGTCCGCCGCCTCGATGCACTGA
- a CDS encoding MarR family winged helix-turn-helix transcriptional regulator: MHLNGSPQTPEEGVLHAFMRIGRRMKARQPGDAVDHSLHIVLFMLKCSGPTRLSDLAAKVEIDASTMSRHVRSLEQAGLVRRSPDPDDGRASRVELTDEGLTQFEASSKRRQELLTQAMAGWDLDDIKTFERLMTRFADGVNNVADARGEAASPEPTEVLENR; this comes from the coding sequence ATGCATCTAAATGGGAGCCCGCAGACGCCTGAAGAAGGGGTGTTGCACGCATTCATGCGCATTGGCCGGCGGATGAAGGCGCGACAGCCTGGTGACGCGGTGGACCACAGCCTTCACATCGTGCTGTTCATGCTGAAGTGTTCCGGGCCGACCCGGCTCTCGGATCTCGCCGCGAAGGTCGAGATCGACGCTTCCACCATGAGCCGGCATGTGCGGTCGCTGGAGCAGGCCGGGCTGGTCCGGCGCTCCCCCGATCCCGACGACGGCCGCGCCTCCCGGGTCGAGCTGACCGACGAGGGCCTGACCCAGTTCGAGGCGTCGTCCAAGCGGCGACAGGAGTTGCTCACCCAGGCGATGGCCGGGTGGGACCTCGATGACATCAAGACGTTCGAACGGCTGATGACCCGCTTCGCGGACGGCGTGAACAACGTCGCCGACGCGCGTGGCGAGGCCGCATCCCCTGAACCCACCGAAGTACTGGAGAACCGATGA
- a CDS encoding SDR family oxidoreductase, producing the protein MPVAVVTGGGSGLGREIAHALAAAGFDVTVTGRTETTLTETAATAPAGQINTAVLDVADGEAVAEFFDRLERIDVLVNNAGRGSRPKLVHEVTEEDWRKVIDTNLTGSFLCAKAAFGLMMRQDPKGGRIINNGSISAHVPRPQSIAYTASKHAITGLTKAIALDGRDHGITCGQIDVGNAATAMTARMSDGVLQADGSLAPEPTFDPKVVADLVVQMAKLPLNVSIPALTVMATGMPFVGRG; encoded by the coding sequence ATGCCAGTAGCCGTAGTTACCGGAGGCGGGTCGGGCTTGGGGCGCGAGATCGCCCACGCCTTGGCGGCCGCCGGGTTCGACGTGACCGTCACCGGTCGGACCGAGACCACGCTGACCGAAACCGCCGCCACCGCACCCGCCGGCCAGATCAACACCGCAGTGCTCGACGTCGCCGATGGGGAGGCTGTCGCGGAGTTCTTCGACAGGCTCGAGCGCATCGACGTACTCGTGAATAACGCAGGTCGGGGTAGCCGGCCGAAGCTTGTGCACGAGGTGACTGAGGAGGATTGGCGCAAGGTGATCGATACCAATCTCACCGGGTCGTTCCTCTGCGCCAAAGCGGCGTTCGGTCTGATGATGCGGCAAGACCCCAAGGGTGGGCGGATCATCAACAACGGGTCGATCTCGGCACACGTGCCCAGGCCGCAGAGCATCGCCTACACCGCGTCGAAGCACGCGATCACCGGCCTGACCAAGGCGATCGCGCTGGACGGCCGCGACCACGGCATCACCTGCGGCCAGATCGATGTCGGTAACGCGGCCACGGCGATGACCGCGCGGATGAGCGATGGCGTATTGCAGGCTGACGGTTCGCTTGCGCCGGAGCCGACGTTCGATCCGAAGGTGGTGGCGGATCTCGTTGTGCAGATGGCGAAACTTCCGCTCAATGTCAGCATTCCGGCCCTTACTGTAATGGCGACGGGTATGCCCTTCGTAGGACGCGGCTGA
- a CDS encoding LLM class F420-dependent oxidoreductase, producing the protein MTERAIRIGIQLNPQHADYADIRRAVVEAEELGVDLVFNWDHFFPLSGDKDGKHFECWTMLGAWAEATSRVELGALVTANSYRNPDLVADMARTVDHISGGRLVLGMGAGFKEREYVEYGYDFGTPGSRLAELADAMPRIGRRLARLNPAPTRKIPMILGGGGEKKTLRIVARHADIWNTFAEGETFVRKSRILDEHCAAIGRDPAEIERSVLVGGDPMDSGEALRAAGVTLFILGADGPAYDLTELRQWLKWRDAHNRVSQNDKRNVGGPV; encoded by the coding sequence ATGACCGAACGCGCGATCCGTATTGGGATCCAGCTCAATCCGCAGCACGCTGACTATGCCGATATCCGCCGTGCCGTGGTCGAGGCGGAGGAACTCGGCGTGGACTTGGTGTTCAACTGGGACCACTTCTTCCCGCTCAGCGGGGACAAGGATGGCAAGCACTTCGAGTGCTGGACGATGCTCGGTGCCTGGGCGGAGGCGACATCGCGGGTCGAACTCGGTGCGCTCGTCACGGCGAACAGCTATCGGAACCCTGACCTCGTTGCGGATATGGCCCGTACGGTCGACCACATCAGCGGTGGCCGGCTCGTGCTCGGGATGGGCGCGGGGTTCAAGGAGCGGGAGTACGTCGAGTACGGCTACGACTTCGGTACGCCGGGCTCGAGATTGGCCGAGCTCGCCGACGCGATGCCGCGAATCGGGCGGCGCCTGGCCCGGCTGAATCCCGCGCCCACTCGCAAGATCCCGATGATCCTTGGCGGGGGTGGTGAGAAGAAGACGTTGCGCATCGTGGCCCGGCATGCCGATATCTGGAACACCTTCGCCGAGGGGGAGACCTTCGTTCGCAAGTCGCGCATCCTCGATGAGCACTGCGCGGCGATCGGGCGCGACCCGGCGGAGATCGAGCGGTCGGTCCTGGTCGGCGGTGATCCGATGGACTCGGGTGAGGCGCTTCGCGCGGCAGGCGTCACGCTCTTCATCCTCGGCGCGGACGGTCCGGCGTACGACCTGACCGAGCTGAGGCAATGGCTCAAGTGGCGGGATGCCCACAACCGGGTTTCCCAAAACGACAAGAGAAATGTCGGAGGGCCGGTCTAG